The stretch of DNA TCTACACCGATTTTCTGTGCTCCGCGTGTTACAAGTTCTACCAGGTGGAGAAGCAGGTCGTTGCGCGCTACCGCGATAATGTGCGCTTCACCTATTACAACTTTCCACTGGACCGCGGATGCAACGAGTACATACGGCACACGAAATACCAGAATTCATGCTTCGCCTCGCGCGCGTTCATCGCGGCTGCCCGTAAGGGGATGTTCGAGGAATACCTGATGAAGCATTTTGGGGCGTACGGCGACATCGCCAGGCGCTACACGCTGGACACCGCGCTCCTGATCGCCTCGTCCATCACGGACGCGGACGCATTTCTCAGGGAGATACAGTCCCCCCGGACCGACGAGCGCCTCATCGAGGACCTGAAGCTCGCCGAGTCGCTCGCGATCAACGCAACGCCGACCCTTTTCATCAACGGGCGCAGGTTCGAGGGCGTGCCCCCCCGGGAGGTGTTGTTCAAGATCATCGAGCGCGAGGCGATGGCGGGCGGGAAAAAGTAGCCGGCGCGCGCGGGGCGCGCACCTACATGAGCTCCACGGGGTCCACGTCTATTTCCAGGTACACGTTATGCGGAATTACGCACGCACGGGCGGTCGTGATCGCCCGCCGGAGCGCCTCGTTGTCGCGGGATTTCAGGATGATGTGATGCCGGAAATTGCCGCCTATCTTCGCGAGGGGCGCCTCCACGGGTCCCAGCATCACGGTCCCCGAGCCTTCCGCCGATACGACCGGCCGGAGCGCCCCGGCTATCTCCTGGATGGTCCTGGCCACACGCTCCTCCGACGGCCCCCGGGCCAGGAGCCGCGCGAGCCGCGAGAACGGCGGGTAGGAGCAAGCCTTGCGAAGTTCGAGCTCGCGGCGGTAAAAACCGGCGTAGTCGTGCCGGACGAGAAATTCGAATATCTCCGCATCGCCGTTCAATGTCTGGATGATCACCCGGCCGGGCGAGCTTCCCCTCCCGCACCGTCCCGCCACCTGAAGCAGGAGCGAGAAAATCCGTTCGGACGCGCGGAAATCGGGAATGTTGAGCCCCACGTCGGCGAGTATGACGCCCACGAGGGTCACGCCGTGGAAATCGAAGCCCTTCGCGACCATCTGGGTTCCCAGCAGTATGTCTATCGCGCCGCTCTGCATTCCCGCGACGAGATCCCCCGCGGTCCCCTTCCGCCGCGCGCTGTCCTGGTCCAGCCGGAAAATCCTCCTTCCCGCGAACGCCTTCTCGACCGCGTGCTCCAGGCGCTGGGTCCCGGTCCCCACCTTTTCGAGCTTCGCGTCCCCGCATGAGGGGCACACCTCCGGCACCCTGCGCGAATGACCGCAGTAGTGGCAGCGCAGGGTCTCGTCGCGGTGGAAATTGAGACTGATGCTGCAATGCGGGCATTCCTGGACCGCGCCGCATCCCGCGCAGATGAGAAAGGGCGCGAACCCCCTCCGGTTCAGGAAGAAGATTGCCTGTCCCCCCTCGTCCAGCGCCTTCGTGGTCCCCAGCAGCAGCGGCGTCGAGAGCATCTTGGACGGGGAGAGCGATTCCAGGCGGGCGATCTCGATATTTGGGAGTGTCGCGCCGCCGTATCGTTTCCTGAGCATGTGAAGCCGCATCATGCCGCGCTCGGCGGCGTAGAGCGATTCTACGGAGGGCGTCGCCGATCCCATCACCAGGAGCGCGCCCTCGTCGCGCGCGCGCCTGAAGGCTACCCTGCGCGCGTTGTAACGGGGGCTGCTGTGCTCCTTGTAGGAGCCGTCATGCTCCTCGTCGATTATCAGGAGCCCCAGGTCGGGCGCCTGGAGGAACACTGCGGAACGCGTCCCCACCGCGATCCGCGCCTCACCGCGCATGAACTTGAGCCAGTTGTGAAGGCGCTGGTTGGCCGTAAGCATGCTGTGGTACACGATGAGCTCGTTCCCGAACATGCCCCTGAGCCTCGTGAAGACCTGCGATGAAAGTGAAATTTCCGGCACGAGGTATATGACCGATTTACCCTCGTCCATCACCCGGCGCGCGAGGGCCATGTAGAGCTCGGTCTTCCCGCTCCCGGTCACGCCGAACACGAGGTGCGCGCGCTCGCCCGTGTCCCGGGCGGCGAAAATCGCGTCGCAGGCGGCCTGCTGCTCTTCCGTGAGCACGAGCGCGCCGGCCGAAACGCCGGCATCCTCCTCGTGCCGCGCGGACGGGCGCTGGCCGGAGGGGAGCGCCATGGCCATCGCCTCGCCCATGCTGGAAAAATAATTATCGGCGACGAAGGCGCACAGCGCCGTGAAGCGTTCGTCGAATATGGGCGCGGGATCGATGAGCGACTGGATGTCCTTGGTCTTGAAGGCGGGCGTTTCACCGTGAACGCGGTGCACGAACGCGGTCACGGTGCGGTTTTTGAAATTCACGCGCGCGCGCATCCCGGGAAATGCGTCCATGCCCTCCGGCACCCGGTAGGTGAACGAGCCCTCCACGGGATACCCCACGTACACGTCGGCGTATTTCATGCGCGCCCGTCGGGGTCCGCGATCGCCTGGCGCACGAGCTTGAGCGTGTTCCACGCGCGCATTTTTAAATCGGGGTTCTTTATGAGCGCGACGGGATGCTCGACGGCGAACCAGCGCGCGGAGGTGTGCCTGTCTTTCAGTCTTTTTAGCGGAAGCATGTCCCCCATCACCAGGATCACGCGCGGGTCTGTTTCGGCGATCTCCCGGTCGAGGATGTGCTCGCACTGGGCGAGCATGGCCCCCGGGGAAAGCGACGCCCCCGCGGGCTCGCACTTGACGGTGCCCGTGACATAGCACTGCTCCACGTCCAGGTCGATCGCCGCACACATCTTTCGTAAAAGTTCCGCGGATTCCTTCCGGTACGCGGCGCGTTCCGCCCTGCCCATCATCGCGGGCGGGTTGAGCATGATCATCACACCGTTTCCGCCGCCCCCGAAGGGAAGCTTTTTCCCGCCCGTCGCCTGGCAGCGCGTGCA from Spirochaetota bacterium encodes:
- the priA gene encoding primosomal protein N', yielding MKYADVYVGYPVEGSFTYRVPEGMDAFPGMRARVNFKNRTVTAFVHRVHGETPAFKTKDIQSLIDPAPIFDERFTALCAFVADNYFSSMGEAMAMALPSGQRPSARHEEDAGVSAGALVLTEEQQAACDAIFAARDTGERAHLVFGVTGSGKTELYMALARRVMDEGKSVIYLVPEISLSSQVFTRLRGMFGNELIVYHSMLTANQRLHNWLKFMRGEARIAVGTRSAVFLQAPDLGLLIIDEEHDGSYKEHSSPRYNARRVAFRRARDEGALLVMGSATPSVESLYAAERGMMRLHMLRKRYGGATLPNIEIARLESLSPSKMLSTPLLLGTTKALDEGGQAIFFLNRRGFAPFLICAGCGAVQECPHCSISLNFHRDETLRCHYCGHSRRVPEVCPSCGDAKLEKVGTGTQRLEHAVEKAFAGRRIFRLDQDSARRKGTAGDLVAGMQSGAIDILLGTQMVAKGFDFHGVTLVGVILADVGLNIPDFRASERIFSLLLQVAGRCGRGSSPGRVIIQTLNGDAEIFEFLVRHDYAGFYRRELELRKACSYPPFSRLARLLARGPSEERVARTIQEIAGALRPVVSAEGSGTVMLGPVEAPLAKIGGNFRHHIILKSRDNEALRRAITTARACVIPHNVYLEIDVDPVELM